Proteins encoded together in one Mycobacterium noviomagense window:
- a CDS encoding TetR/AcrR family transcriptional regulator codes for MGRKPGETRQRMVMAAVELLRERGASAVTVDAVLARSGAPRGSVYHHFPGGRDELILAAVRHAADYITSRIDRTVESGDPVQALDGFVRFWKKTLSDTDYLAGCPVVAVAVDAHQDPPEAAALARDVFTQWQAKLQQLLLNRGTDSARAARVATLMVAAIEGAVILCRTHRDHAPLDDVLIELTPMLEAVGG; via the coding sequence ATGGGCCGCAAACCGGGCGAGACCCGACAACGCATGGTGATGGCCGCGGTGGAACTACTGCGCGAGCGGGGCGCGTCAGCAGTCACCGTCGACGCGGTGCTTGCCCGCAGTGGCGCCCCGCGCGGCTCGGTCTACCACCACTTCCCCGGCGGCCGAGACGAATTGATCCTGGCCGCCGTCCGGCATGCCGCCGACTACATCACGTCCCGCATCGACCGCACGGTCGAATCGGGCGACCCGGTGCAAGCGCTCGACGGCTTTGTCCGGTTCTGGAAAAAGACCCTGAGCGACACCGACTACTTGGCCGGCTGCCCGGTCGTCGCCGTCGCCGTCGACGCCCACCAGGATCCGCCCGAGGCCGCCGCGCTCGCGCGTGACGTCTTCACACAGTGGCAGGCCAAACTTCAGCAACTGCTCCTGAATCGCGGCACCGACTCGGCCCGCGCCGCACGAGTGGCCACGCTCATGGTGGCGGCCATCGAAGGCGCCGTCATCTTGTGCCGCACCCACCGCGACCACGCCCCGCTTGACGACGTCCTGATCGAACTGACGCCCATGCTCGAGGCGGTCGGCGGCTAG
- a CDS encoding cytochrome P450 has translation MPTPTLPRGFDFTDPDIYAERLPIEELAEMRRVAPIWWNEQPLGAGGFDDGGFWVVTKHKDVKEISLRSDVFSSLKKTALPRYKDGTVGEQVERGKFVLLNMDAPQHTRLRKIISRAFTPRAVERLRDDLNERAQRIVKAAAAEGSGDFVEQVSCELPLQAIAGLMGVPQEDRKKLFHWSNQMVGDMDPEFASNDAMTASVELIMYGMQMAAEKAKNPGDDLVTTLIQADVDGHKLSEDEFGFFVILLAVAGNETTRNSITQGMMAFTDFPDQWELFKKERPATAADEIVRWATPVTSFQRTALEDYELSGVQIKKGQRVVMFYRSANFDEDVFDDPFTFNILRDPNPHLGFGGTGAHYCIGANLARMTIDLMFNAIADQMPDLKPISKPERLRSGWLNGIKHWQVDYHGGSGAKCPVAH, from the coding sequence ATGCCGACTCCGACTCTTCCTCGTGGGTTTGATTTCACCGATCCCGACATCTACGCCGAGCGACTACCGATCGAAGAGCTGGCCGAGATGCGTCGGGTCGCGCCGATCTGGTGGAACGAACAGCCACTCGGCGCCGGTGGATTCGACGACGGCGGCTTCTGGGTGGTGACCAAGCACAAGGACGTCAAAGAGATTTCGCTGCGCAGCGACGTCTTCTCCAGCCTGAAAAAGACGGCGCTGCCGCGGTACAAGGACGGCACCGTCGGCGAACAGGTTGAGCGCGGCAAATTTGTTCTGCTCAACATGGACGCGCCTCAGCACACCCGGTTGCGCAAAATCATCTCGCGCGCCTTCACCCCACGAGCCGTGGAGCGCCTGCGCGACGACCTGAACGAACGCGCCCAGCGCATCGTCAAGGCGGCGGCAGCCGAGGGTTCTGGCGACTTCGTCGAGCAGGTGTCCTGCGAGCTGCCGCTCCAAGCCATCGCCGGTCTGATGGGTGTGCCGCAGGAGGACCGCAAGAAGCTCTTTCACTGGTCGAATCAGATGGTCGGCGACATGGATCCGGAATTCGCCAGCAACGACGCCATGACCGCCTCGGTCGAGCTGATCATGTACGGGATGCAGATGGCGGCGGAGAAGGCCAAAAACCCCGGCGACGACCTGGTGACCACATTGATCCAGGCTGACGTCGACGGCCACAAACTCTCCGAAGACGAGTTCGGGTTCTTCGTGATTCTGCTGGCGGTCGCCGGCAACGAGACCACCCGTAACTCGATCACCCAGGGCATGATGGCGTTCACCGACTTCCCGGATCAGTGGGAGCTGTTCAAGAAGGAGCGCCCCGCCACCGCGGCCGACGAGATTGTGCGGTGGGCGACCCCCGTGACGTCATTCCAGCGCACCGCGCTGGAGGACTACGAATTGAGTGGTGTGCAGATCAAGAAGGGCCAGCGAGTGGTCATGTTCTACCGGTCGGCCAACTTCGACGAGGACGTGTTCGACGACCCGTTCACCTTCAACATTCTGCGAGACCCCAACCCGCATCTGGGGTTCGGCGGCACAGGCGCGCATTACTGCATCGGCGCGAACTTGGCCCGCATGACCATCGACCTGATGTTCAACGCTATCGCCGACCAAATGCCGGACCTGAAGCCGATATCCAAGCCGGAGCGGTTGCGCTCGGGATGGCTGAACGGCATCAAGCACTGGCAAGTCGACTACCACGGTGGCTCCGGGGCGAAATGCCCTGTGGCACACTAG
- a CDS encoding Rv1893 family protein — protein MGFSPRDALDAARDVVANAVEKASDMVEFAGDIVRGDVAGGTQGIIQSSMDIATYAAGTAKEVFTGQYAGAGDRE, from the coding sequence ATGGGGTTCAGTCCTAGGGATGCGCTCGACGCGGCGAGGGACGTCGTTGCCAATGCCGTCGAAAAGGCTTCGGACATGGTGGAATTCGCTGGCGATATCGTCAGAGGAGACGTCGCCGGCGGCACCCAGGGCATCATCCAGAGCTCGATGGACATCGCCACGTACGCGGCCGGCACGGCGAAAGAGGTGTTCACCGGCCAATACGCGGGAGCCGGCGACCGCGAGTAA